AGGGGCGACGTCCGTGGACGGCCTTGAAGTTGTCAATGAAGATTAATTGGCCGGGTTCGAGGACGACCGTGCGCATGCGTGCCTCGACTTCCGCGCAGAAGGCCGCCATGGCGCGGCGGGCCGCGTCGTCGTCGATCGGGGCGATGTAGTAAGGGTGTACGCAGACGTAGGGGTCGGCGGGATCGCCGGACAGGATGGGAATCGGCTCCGGGGCCTCGAGCATGCGGCGGATGCGCTGGTAACTGCGCTCCTGGAGCGCGGCGACCGGTGAACCGGGCCGCTGTTCGGCGCGGTTCTCGGGCCGGTGCGCGTCGTCGGGGATCAGGGGGAAGTGCGCGCCGGCCAGGAGCACCCGCATTCCCTCGTCCAGCGAGAGGTCTTCGATTCCGACATAGGTCGTCTCGGCGGCGTCCGGGTTGCGCAAGCACATCAGGCCGACGTAATCAGCCCGGTAGGGATGGAAGGCGTCCTCGGTGTGCCACTCGAGCGGGGTGATGCTCCCCGTCCCCAACTGCCCGATCTCATGGCCCTTGATCGGCATGATGTCGTGCAGGATGCGCCCGTCCTGCTGAGTCGCCCAGGCGATGGGATCGCCCAGGAGCTGCCCGCA
This is a stretch of genomic DNA from Streptomyces sp. NBC_00536. It encodes these proteins:
- the gntD gene encoding guanitoxin biosynthesis L-enduracididine beta-hydroxylase GntD, yielding MYLITISPQDAAHARRFVGDLARRYPSVDSEEFLADAPVLAQELPRNLRAALNEFRLREPAAACVVDGFPVDDDRIGCTPDHWNTLLAASPTLEEELFFLLCGQLLGDPIAWATQQDGRILHDIMPIKGHEIGQLGTGSITPLEWHTEDAFHPYRADYVGLMCLRNPDAAETTYVGIEDLSLDEGMRVLLAGAHFPLIPDDAHRPENRAEQRPGSPVAALQERSYQRIRRMLEAPEPIPILSGDPADPYVCVHPYYIAPIDDDAARRAMAAFCAEVEARMRTVVLEPGQLIFIDNFKAVHGRRPFTARYDGTDRWLKRVNIARDLRKSRDARLAAHERVIY